Proteins from a genomic interval of Nocardia sp. BMG51109:
- a CDS encoding Hsp70 family protein — MRTSLGISAGNEVVCSALVATAPNGAQSFDYRVVTADAAHSDLGDLVASSIELMTTRMPTREIVHPAGAHTAALPAPHSETAAGPPGAIAVAYRDREQAVAIRSAIGRQRRDVQLIPESTAALTYLRHTGLLDRYETVAIIDLGASGMTVTVADLADHTTLRSERTTAVSGTAVDELIYYHLLDCHFARRGTRPNRGMLINRSRAAKEHLSIAPAVTIDHVAGQPLKLTRADFEELIADLIREAAVFAAGVFARSPKLPEAVAVIGGGANIPTVVAGVNDLLDVPVLTVPEPEAATAKGAALVADSAQPSAFPVVGLGNEAQTGTFTKLVGTLAGAVVVVGLVVGYGVKELVPADHDVSPVGTSNTAQLTPAPTPAPSTTGSTTPADQTQSGDQPTGGGPGSPSLPSSPSSTSSSASTSSTSRPPTSAAEQIPATTAPLRPDPNLPQIPLPDLPHFLGPLLTPSTPESTTPDEPTPSRPSLQSPSATPNRAPALPRSNSGSAGSGAVQPTD; from the coding sequence ATGCGAACATCCCTCGGCATCTCCGCCGGGAACGAAGTGGTGTGCTCGGCGCTGGTTGCCACCGCTCCCAACGGCGCCCAGAGCTTCGACTACCGAGTCGTGACGGCGGACGCCGCACATTCCGATCTCGGTGATCTGGTGGCATCGTCGATCGAACTGATGACCACCCGGATGCCCACCCGCGAGATCGTGCATCCGGCCGGCGCGCACACCGCGGCGCTCCCGGCCCCGCACTCCGAGACCGCCGCTGGACCGCCCGGGGCGATCGCGGTCGCCTACCGCGACCGGGAACAGGCCGTGGCGATCCGGTCGGCGATCGGCCGCCAGCGCCGCGACGTTCAGCTGATCCCCGAAAGCACGGCCGCCCTCACCTATCTGCGCCACACCGGCCTGCTCGACCGGTACGAGACGGTCGCGATCATCGACCTGGGCGCGTCCGGGATGACGGTCACGGTGGCCGATCTGGCCGACCACACCACCCTGCGGTCCGAGCGCACCACCGCGGTCAGCGGCACCGCCGTCGACGAGCTGATCTATTACCACCTGCTGGATTGCCATTTCGCCCGCCGCGGCACCCGGCCCAACCGCGGCATGCTCATCAACCGCAGCCGGGCGGCCAAGGAGCATCTGTCCATCGCCCCGGCGGTGACCATCGACCACGTCGCCGGGCAGCCGCTGAAGCTGACCCGCGCCGACTTCGAGGAACTGATCGCGGACCTGATCCGGGAGGCCGCGGTATTCGCCGCCGGGGTGTTCGCTCGGTCGCCGAAGCTGCCCGAGGCGGTCGCCGTGATCGGTGGCGGCGCGAACATCCCGACCGTCGTCGCCGGAGTGAACGACCTGCTCGACGTCCCGGTGCTCACGGTCCCCGAACCCGAGGCGGCGACGGCGAAGGGCGCCGCGCTGGTGGCGGATTCGGCGCAGCCGTCGGCGTTCCCGGTGGTCGGCCTCGGTAACGAGGCACAGACCGGCACCTTCACCAAGCTGGTCGGCACCCTGGCCGGCGCGGTCGTGGTGGTGGGCCTCGTGGTCGGCTACGGCGTCAAGGAGCTGGTCCCGGCCGATCACGACGTCAGCCCGGTCGGCACCAGCAACACTGCCCAGTTGACCCCGGCGCCGACCCCCGCGCCCAGCACCACCGGCTCGACCACCCCGGCCGATCAGACCCAGTCCGGTGATCAGCCCACCGGCGGCGGTCCGGGCTCGCCGTCGCTGCCCTCGTCGCCCTCGTCGACCTCGTCGTCCGCCTCGACCTCGTCGACCAGCCGGCCCCCGACGAGCGCCGCCGAACAGATCCCCGCCACCACCGCGCCACTGCGCCCGGATCCCAACCTGCCGCAGATCCCGCTGCCCGATCTGCCCCACTTCCTGGGCCCGCTGCTGACCCCCAGCACGCCGGAATCGACCACTCCCGACGAGCCGACCCCGAGCCGCCCCTCCTTGCAGTCCCCCAGCGCGACCCCGAACCGCGCACCGGCGCTGCCGAGATCGAATTCGGGCTCCGCCGGTTCGGGGGCAGTGCAGCCGACCGACTGA
- the groES gene encoding co-chaperone GroES — translation MASVNIKPLEDKILVQANEAETTTASGLVIPDTAKEKPQEGTVVAVGPGRWDDEGEKRIPLDVKEGDVVIYSKYGGTEIKYNNEEYLILSARDLLAVVDK, via the coding sequence GTGGCGAGCGTGAACATCAAGCCGCTCGAGGACAAGATCCTCGTCCAGGCCAACGAGGCCGAGACGACGACCGCCTCCGGCCTGGTCATCCCCGACACGGCGAAGGAGAAGCCCCAGGAGGGCACCGTCGTCGCCGTCGGCCCCGGCCGGTGGGACGACGAGGGCGAGAAGCGCATTCCGCTGGACGTCAAGGAAGGCGATGTCGTCATCTACTCCAAGTACGGCGGCACCGAGATCAAGTACAACAACGAGGAGTACCTGATCCTGTCGGCGCGCGACCTGCTGGCCGTCGTCGACAAGTGA
- the groL gene encoding chaperonin GroEL (60 kDa chaperone family; promotes refolding of misfolded polypeptides especially under stressful conditions; forms two stacked rings of heptamers to form a barrel-shaped 14mer; ends can be capped by GroES; misfolded proteins enter the barrel where they are refolded when GroES binds): MAKQIEFDEKARRAMERGVDKLADAVKVTLGPRGRHVVLAKAFGGPTVTNDGVTIARDIDLEDPFENLGAQLVKSVATKTNDVAGDGTTTATVLAQAMIKGGLRNIAAGANPMGLGAGMSKAGEAVSEALLAAATPVSGEQAIAQVATVSSRDEEIGEMVGKALTTVGKDGVVTVEESSTLSTDLVVTEGVQFDKGYLSGYFVTDHDKQEAVLEDAYILLHREKISSLPDFLPLLEKIAESGKPVVIIAEDVEGEPLSTLVVNAIRKTLKVVAVKAPFFGDRRKAFLDDLAVVTGGTVINPELGINLREAGLDLLGSARRVVVTKDETTIVEGAGTQDGIDARVAQLRGEIEATDSDWDREKLEERLAKLSGGVAVIRVGAATETALKERKYRVEDAVNAAKAAIEEGIVPGGGTALVQAAAKLTELRDSLSGDQAIGVDLVRQALRAPLYWIASNAGIDGAVVVTRVADGKEGFNAATLTYGDLVTDGVVDPVKVTRSAVLNATSVARMVLTTESAVVEKPAEEDEDDHHGHSH, translated from the coding sequence ATGGCAAAGCAGATCGAGTTCGACGAGAAGGCTCGTCGGGCGATGGAACGCGGCGTCGACAAGCTCGCCGACGCGGTGAAGGTCACGCTGGGCCCGCGCGGCCGGCATGTGGTGCTGGCCAAGGCATTCGGCGGACCGACGGTCACCAACGACGGTGTCACCATCGCGCGGGACATCGACCTCGAGGATCCGTTCGAGAACCTCGGCGCGCAGCTGGTCAAGAGCGTCGCCACCAAGACCAACGACGTGGCCGGCGACGGCACCACCACCGCCACCGTGCTGGCGCAGGCGATGATCAAGGGTGGCCTGCGGAACATCGCCGCGGGCGCCAACCCGATGGGCCTGGGCGCCGGCATGAGCAAGGCCGGCGAGGCCGTCTCGGAGGCGCTCCTGGCCGCCGCGACGCCCGTCTCCGGCGAGCAGGCCATCGCACAGGTCGCCACCGTTTCCTCGCGCGACGAGGAGATCGGCGAGATGGTCGGCAAGGCGCTGACCACCGTGGGCAAGGACGGCGTGGTCACCGTGGAGGAGTCCTCCACGCTGAGCACCGATCTCGTGGTCACCGAGGGCGTGCAGTTCGACAAGGGTTACCTGTCGGGCTATTTCGTCACCGACCACGACAAGCAGGAGGCGGTGCTGGAGGATGCGTACATCCTGCTGCACCGGGAGAAGATCTCCTCGCTGCCGGACTTCCTGCCGCTGCTGGAGAAGATCGCCGAATCCGGTAAGCCGGTCGTGATCATCGCCGAGGACGTCGAGGGCGAGCCGCTGTCCACCCTGGTGGTCAACGCGATTCGCAAGACGCTCAAGGTCGTCGCGGTGAAGGCGCCGTTCTTCGGGGACCGCCGCAAGGCGTTCCTGGACGACCTGGCCGTCGTCACCGGCGGCACGGTGATCAATCCGGAGCTGGGCATCAACCTGCGCGAGGCCGGCCTGGACCTGCTCGGTTCGGCGCGGCGCGTGGTCGTCACCAAGGATGAGACCACGATCGTCGAGGGTGCCGGCACCCAGGACGGGATCGACGCCCGCGTGGCCCAGCTGCGCGGCGAGATCGAGGCCACCGACTCCGACTGGGACCGCGAGAAGCTGGAGGAGCGGCTGGCCAAGCTGTCCGGCGGCGTCGCGGTGATCCGCGTCGGCGCGGCCACCGAGACCGCGCTCAAGGAGCGCAAGTACCGGGTCGAGGACGCGGTCAACGCGGCCAAGGCCGCGATCGAGGAGGGCATCGTGCCCGGCGGCGGCACCGCGCTGGTGCAGGCGGCGGCCAAGCTGACCGAGCTGCGCGACTCGCTGTCCGGCGACCAGGCCATCGGTGTGGACCTGGTGCGGCAGGCGCTGCGGGCGCCGCTGTACTGGATCGCCAGCAACGCCGGCATCGACGGTGCCGTCGTCGTCACCAGGGTCGCCGACGGCAAGGAAGGCTTCAATGCCGCCACCCTGACCTACGGCGACCTGGTCACCGACGGTGTGGTGGATCCGGTGAAGGTGACCCGCTCGGCGGTGCTCAACGCCACCTCGGTGGCGCGCATGGTGCTCACCACGGAGAGCGCCGTGGTCGAGAAGCCGGCCGAGGAGGACGAGGACGACCACCACGGTCACTCGCACTGA
- a CDS encoding sigma-70 family RNA polymerase sigma factor gives MDAPPRATSAVTARAAESIELAALLERCGRSDQRAFAELYDRTCARVFGLVLRVLHDPGYAEETTQEVYLQIWRTAANFDPAKGSAVTWLMTLAHRRAVDRVRAEQAHAQREVTYGASTLGNEFDEVTEEVGRRLEQQAVLEGLATLTSTQREAISLAYFGGRTYAEVAEHLGVGLPTVKSRIRDGLTRLKKSLGVT, from the coding sequence GTGGACGCGCCACCCCGAGCAACCTCTGCGGTGACGGCACGCGCAGCCGAAAGCATCGAACTAGCCGCGCTTCTCGAGCGCTGCGGCCGATCCGACCAGCGGGCCTTCGCCGAGCTGTACGACCGAACGTGCGCTCGCGTCTTCGGCCTGGTGCTGCGCGTCCTACACGATCCCGGCTACGCGGAGGAGACCACGCAGGAGGTCTACCTCCAGATCTGGCGTACCGCAGCCAACTTCGACCCCGCCAAGGGCTCGGCGGTCACCTGGCTGATGACGCTCGCCCATCGCCGAGCGGTGGACCGTGTCCGTGCCGAGCAGGCGCACGCCCAGCGCGAGGTCACTTACGGCGCGAGCACTCTCGGTAACGAATTCGATGAGGTCACCGAAGAGGTAGGACGAAGACTCGAGCAGCAGGCGGTGCTGGAAGGCCTGGCCACACTGACGAGTACACAGCGGGAGGCCATCTCGCTCGCGTACTTCGGGGGCCGGACCTATGCGGAGGTAGCGGAGCATCTCGGCGTAGGGTTACCGACCGTTAAGTCCCGTATCCGCGATGGATTGACACGACTGAAGAAGAGCTTGGGAGTGACGTGA
- a CDS encoding WhiB family transcriptional regulator: MPMPTHLPGPNADIWDWQMRGSCRGVDSSVFFHPDGERGRARAQRELRAKEICRTCPVLMQCRSHALKVSEPYGIWGGMSETEREMHVRRNRRRVTV; encoded by the coding sequence ATGCCCATGCCCACCCACCTCCCCGGTCCGAATGCCGACATCTGGGACTGGCAGATGCGCGGTTCCTGCCGTGGAGTGGACTCATCGGTGTTCTTCCATCCCGATGGTGAACGCGGACGCGCTCGCGCGCAACGCGAACTGCGCGCCAAGGAGATCTGCCGCACCTGCCCGGTGCTCATGCAGTGCCGCAGCCACGCACTGAAGGTCAGCGAGCCCTACGGCATCTGGGGCGGGATGTCGGAGACCGAGCGCGAAATGCACGTCCGGCGCAACCGCCGCCGCGTAACTGTCTGA
- a CDS encoding sigma-70 family RNA polymerase sigma factor has translation MTHTGEELDAAVAAAGQGDRSALAQVLEIIRPLVVRYCRARIGSAERGQLSADDVAQEVCLAVMTALPRYQDQGRPFMAFVYGIASHKVADAHRNAARNKADAMAEVPDVISTDQGPEQRALDSETSRQMNSLLATLPEKHREILILRLVMGLSAEETAAAVGSTAGAIRVAQHRALAKLKSQVARAGEMYG, from the coding sequence ATGACGCACACGGGCGAAGAGTTGGACGCCGCCGTTGCTGCCGCAGGGCAGGGCGATCGTTCGGCTTTAGCTCAGGTACTGGAGATCATCCGCCCCCTGGTGGTTCGCTACTGCCGAGCGCGGATCGGATCCGCGGAGCGTGGGCAGCTCTCCGCGGACGACGTTGCGCAGGAGGTCTGTCTTGCCGTAATGACCGCCCTGCCCCGTTATCAGGACCAAGGGCGGCCGTTCATGGCCTTCGTGTACGGAATCGCTTCGCACAAGGTTGCCGACGCACATCGTAATGCCGCCCGTAACAAGGCCGATGCGATGGCCGAAGTACCAGATGTCATATCCACCGACCAGGGGCCGGAGCAGCGCGCTCTCGATTCCGAAACCAGCCGGCAGATGAACAGTTTGCTGGCGACGCTTCCGGAGAAGCATCGAGAGATCCTGATCCTGCGATTGGTCATGGGTCTGTCAGCAGAAGAAACTGCTGCCGCCGTGGGCAGTACGGCGGGAGCTATACGGGTAGCCCAGCACCGGGCGCTCGCGAAACTGAAGTCACAAGTGGCGAGGGCAGGTGAAATGTATGGCTAG
- a CDS encoding anti-sigma-D factor RsdA — protein MARDGERGRGDWKARRGSHNSDPYADASGDTGPVDIAAVRRDDTLIDAIAGDGPVTTDSPEEYQLATLLANWRAEIVEEPLPGGPDLDAVVAAVNQEIGARQARVNVGRRSRLRLVRPLMGAAAAVALIFGGTTAFSYSAQPGDPLWRVKEVVFSQQAQTTIAQRADDDLTAAQNFIDQGQPERAQPLLEGVRHTATQVDDGQRKHELEERWNQLVAQLNAKAPDIAASLAPLTPSNTSGRPQPSTTDRPGSRPTTTPDIGILGGTGSNEPDSGEPSTKPGSTAPTFPSLPTSGLPTLPQEPPSNEPTAGPTTIGSTGASIPDFPSGRPGSRPDQNTVRPSLPQVGPTTVILPPAGSLPGGLR, from the coding sequence ATGGCTAGGGATGGCGAGCGCGGTCGGGGCGACTGGAAGGCGCGACGTGGATCGCACAACAGCGATCCCTACGCCGACGCATCCGGTGACACCGGGCCGGTCGACATCGCCGCGGTCCGCCGCGACGACACGTTGATCGATGCCATCGCCGGGGACGGACCCGTAACGACCGACAGCCCCGAGGAGTATCAACTCGCAACCCTCCTCGCGAACTGGCGGGCAGAGATCGTCGAGGAGCCGTTGCCGGGCGGGCCGGATCTGGATGCCGTTGTCGCGGCGGTCAATCAGGAGATCGGCGCGCGGCAGGCGAGGGTTAACGTCGGTCGGCGAAGTCGTCTGCGGTTGGTTCGCCCGCTCATGGGCGCGGCGGCCGCGGTGGCACTGATCTTCGGTGGTACGACGGCATTCTCCTACAGCGCGCAGCCGGGTGATCCGCTGTGGCGGGTCAAGGAGGTGGTGTTCAGCCAGCAGGCGCAGACCACCATCGCCCAGCGTGCCGACGACGATCTGACCGCGGCGCAGAACTTCATCGATCAGGGCCAGCCGGAACGGGCCCAGCCCCTGCTGGAGGGGGTCCGCCACACCGCCACCCAGGTGGACGACGGCCAGCGCAAGCACGAATTGGAGGAGCGCTGGAACCAGCTGGTGGCCCAGTTGAACGCGAAGGCGCCCGATATCGCGGCGTCGCTGGCCCCGCTCACCCCGTCGAATACGAGCGGTCGGCCGCAGCCGTCGACGACCGATCGGCCGGGCAGCAGGCCCACCACCACTCCCGATATCGGGATTCTCGGTGGCACCGGGTCGAACGAACCCGACTCCGGGGAGCCGAGCACCAAGCCCGGCTCCACGGCGCCGACCTTCCCGTCGCTGCCCACCAGCGGGCTGCCGACGCTTCCGCAGGAACCACCGTCGAACGAGCCGACCGCCGGGCCGACCACCATCGGCTCGACGGGGGCATCGATTCCGGATTTCCCGTCCGGGCGCCCGGGCTCGAGGCCCGATCAGAACACCGTCCGTCCGAGCCTGCCACAGGTCGGGCCGACCACGGTCATTCTTCCGCCGGCCGGATCGTTGCCGGGCGGACTCAGATAA
- a CDS encoding DUF5319 domain-containing protein — MRDHLPPGLPPDPFAGDPSDPSAALDAIEPGEPLDPHERLAVEEDLADLAVYEALLAHRGIRGLVVSCEDCRQDHYHDWDMLRANLLQLLVDGTVRPHEPAYDPTPEAYVTWDYCRGYADASMNEALHGDGFEGFDA, encoded by the coding sequence GTGCGTGACCATCTACCACCTGGCCTGCCGCCGGATCCGTTCGCCGGAGATCCCTCCGACCCGTCGGCCGCGCTCGATGCCATCGAGCCGGGGGAACCGCTGGATCCTCACGAGCGCCTAGCGGTCGAGGAAGATCTCGCCGATCTCGCCGTCTACGAGGCACTGCTGGCGCACCGCGGCATCCGCGGGCTCGTGGTCAGTTGCGAAGACTGCCGACAAGATCATTATCACGACTGGGACATGTTGCGCGCCAACCTGCTTCAATTGCTGGTCGACGGCACGGTCCGCCCGCACGAGCCCGCCTACGACCCGACACCGGAGGCCTACGTCACGTGGGACTACTGCCGCGGGTACGCCGACGCGTCGATGAACGAGGCGCTACACGGCGACGGGTTCGAGGGTTTCGACGCCTGA
- the guaB gene encoding IMP dehydrogenase produces the protein MSSPVMGEHAVRPHTGGDDPNKIAMLGLTFDDVLLLPAASDLIPSSVTTASRLTRDITLRTPLVSSAMDTVTEARMAIAMARSGGMGVLHRNLAAADQAAQVETVKRSEAGMVTNPVTCRPNDTLAEVDAMCARYRISGLPVVDETGELVGIITNRDMRFEVDQNRRAAEVMTPAPLITAQEGVTAEAALGLLRRHKVEKLPIVDGNGRLRGLITVKDFVKTDQYPNATKDRDGRLLVGAAVGVGDDSWSRAMTLRDAGADVLVVDTAHGHQVQVLQMVSKLKAEVGDRVQVVGGNVATRAGATALVEAGVDAVKVGVGPGSICTTRVVAGVGAPQITAILEAVAVCNAAGVPVIADGGVQYSGDLAKAIAAGASTVMLGSLLAGTAESPGELILVNGKQFKSYRGMGSLGAMQGRGQARSYSKDRYFQDDVLAEDKLVPEGIEGRVPFRGPVNQVIHQLVGGLRAAMGYTGAQSIPDLQRAQFVQITAAGLKESHPHDITMTVEAPNYTGRG, from the coding sequence ATGAGTAGTCCCGTGATGGGCGAACACGCCGTCCGCCCTCATACGGGCGGTGACGATCCGAACAAGATCGCCATGCTCGGCCTCACGTTCGACGACGTGTTGTTGCTGCCGGCCGCGTCGGATCTCATTCCCAGCTCGGTGACGACCGCGAGCCGGCTGACCCGGGACATCACGTTGCGCACCCCGCTGGTGAGCTCGGCGATGGATACCGTCACCGAGGCCCGGATGGCGATCGCGATGGCCCGGTCCGGCGGTATGGGGGTCTTACACCGCAATCTGGCCGCCGCCGATCAGGCCGCGCAGGTCGAGACCGTGAAGCGCTCCGAGGCCGGCATGGTGACCAATCCGGTGACCTGCCGCCCCAACGACACCCTCGCCGAGGTCGACGCGATGTGCGCGCGCTATCGCATCTCCGGCCTGCCGGTGGTGGACGAGACCGGCGAACTGGTCGGCATCATCACCAACCGCGACATGCGCTTCGAGGTCGACCAGAACCGCCGCGCCGCGGAGGTGATGACCCCGGCGCCGCTGATCACCGCGCAGGAGGGCGTGACGGCCGAGGCCGCGCTGGGGCTGCTGCGCCGGCACAAGGTCGAGAAGCTGCCGATCGTCGACGGCAACGGCCGTTTGCGCGGGCTCATCACCGTCAAGGATTTCGTCAAGACCGACCAGTACCCGAACGCCACGAAGGACCGCGACGGCCGGCTGCTGGTCGGCGCGGCGGTGGGTGTCGGTGACGACTCCTGGTCGCGCGCCATGACACTGCGCGACGCCGGGGCCGACGTGCTGGTCGTCGACACCGCGCACGGCCACCAGGTGCAGGTGCTGCAGATGGTCTCCAAGCTCAAGGCCGAGGTCGGCGATCGCGTTCAGGTGGTCGGCGGCAACGTCGCGACCAGGGCCGGCGCGACCGCGCTGGTCGAGGCCGGCGTCGACGCGGTCAAGGTCGGTGTCGGGCCCGGCTCGATCTGTACCACGCGGGTGGTCGCCGGGGTCGGGGCGCCGCAGATCACGGCGATCCTCGAGGCCGTCGCCGTCTGCAATGCCGCGGGTGTCCCGGTGATCGCCGACGGCGGTGTGCAGTACTCGGGCGATCTCGCCAAGGCCATCGCCGCGGGCGCGTCGACCGTGATGCTCGGCTCGCTGCTGGCCGGCACCGCCGAGTCGCCGGGTGAGCTGATCCTGGTCAACGGCAAGCAGTTCAAGAGCTATCGCGGCATGGGCTCGCTGGGCGCCATGCAGGGCCGCGGCCAGGCCAGGTCCTACTCCAAGGACCGCTACTTCCAGGACGACGTGCTCGCCGAGGACAAGCTCGTGCCGGAGGGCATCGAGGGCCGGGTGCCGTTCCGCGGCCCGGTGAACCAGGTGATCCATCAGCTGGTCGGCGGCCTGCGCGCGGCCATGGGATATACCGGCGCGCAGTCGATTCCGGATCTGCAGCGGGCGCAGTTCGTGCAGATCACCGCGGCCGGGCTCAAGGAGAGCCACCCGCACGACATCACGATGACCGTCGAGGCGCCCAACTACACCGGCCGGGGCTGA
- a CDS encoding GuaB3 family IMP dehydrogenase-related protein: protein MRDMVEIGMGRTARRTYELDDVDIVPSRRTRSSQQVSLSWQLDAYRFDIPLVAHPTDALVSPEFAIELGRLGGLGVINGEGLWARHADVSARIDQLLEVAEKEGTEAAVALLQQLHAAPMQPDLLAAAVSQVRGAGVTVAVRVSPQNARVLTPALVQAGVDLLVVHGTIISAEHVRGSVHAVSAATPADADEPVTTLEPLNLKTFIADLDVPVVAGGVSDHRTALHLMRTGAAGVIVGYGSTPGATTTGEVLGIGVPLATAIADAAAARRDYLDETGGRYVHVIADGDIVSSGQLAKAIACGADAAMLGVPLALAQESPGRGWYWPSAAAHPSVPRGALLRFADEDERPTLQQVLYGPSSDPWGSVNLVGGLRRSMAKAGYSELKEFQKVGLTVRA from the coding sequence GTGCGCGACATGGTCGAGATCGGTATGGGCCGGACCGCCCGGCGTACCTACGAACTGGACGATGTCGACATAGTTCCGTCGCGGCGGACCCGTTCGTCCCAGCAGGTCTCGCTGTCCTGGCAGCTGGACGCCTACCGGTTCGACATCCCGCTGGTGGCTCACCCGACCGATGCCCTGGTGTCACCGGAGTTCGCCATCGAGCTCGGCCGGCTCGGCGGGCTCGGCGTCATCAACGGCGAGGGCCTCTGGGCCCGGCACGCGGATGTGTCCGCCCGGATCGATCAGCTGCTCGAGGTGGCCGAGAAGGAGGGCACCGAGGCGGCGGTCGCGCTGCTGCAGCAGCTGCACGCCGCGCCCATGCAGCCGGATCTGCTGGCCGCCGCGGTGTCCCAGGTGCGGGGTGCGGGCGTGACGGTGGCCGTGCGGGTCAGCCCGCAGAATGCCCGGGTGCTGACCCCCGCGCTGGTGCAGGCCGGCGTCGACCTGCTGGTCGTGCACGGCACCATCATCTCCGCCGAACATGTGCGCGGCAGCGTCCACGCGGTGTCCGCGGCCACCCCGGCCGACGCCGACGAGCCCGTCACCACGCTCGAGCCGCTGAACCTGAAGACCTTCATCGCCGATCTCGACGTGCCGGTGGTGGCCGGCGGCGTCAGCGATCACCGCACCGCCTTACACCTGATGCGCACGGGCGCGGCCGGCGTGATCGTCGGCTACGGCTCCACCCCGGGCGCCACCACCACCGGCGAGGTGCTGGGGATCGGCGTGCCGCTGGCGACCGCGATCGCCGACGCCGCCGCCGCCCGCCGCGACTACCTCGACGAGACCGGGGGCCGGTACGTGCACGTCATCGCCGACGGCGACATCGTGTCGTCCGGGCAGCTGGCCAAGGCCATCGCGTGCGGCGCCGATGCGGCGATGCTGGGGGTGCCGCTGGCGCTGGCGCAGGAGTCGCCCGGGCGCGGGTGGTACTGGCCGTCGGCGGCCGCCCATCCGTCGGTGCCACGCGGTGCGCTGCTGCGGTTCGCCGACGAGGACGAACGGCCCACGCTGCAGCAGGTGCTGTACGGCCCGTCCAGTGACCCGTGGGGCTCGGTGAACCTCGTCGGGGGCCTGCGCCGCTCGATGGCGAAGGCCGGCTACAGCGAACTCAAGGAATTCCAGAAGGTCGGGCTGACGGTCCGCGCCTGA
- a CDS encoding alpha/beta fold hydrolase, with translation MPFARAIDADIHYEDSGGNGPVVLLGHEFFMDRTMFAPQVAALCPEFRIVAWDARGHGHTRDKGLPFTYWTAARDALTVLDHLGIERAVVGGTSQGGFSAMRAALLAPERVSALILIATEAHGATTQELATSRRFLDRWNEPAARRALADHLAHWLIGDDPWHRTVWIQRWLAQDPHATEVAAGCLLGRDSILQRLPEITCPALVIHPTRAGLLRAHAAEMARGLANSQYLEIEGARQAVNMTHPAEVNAAIREFLRDDVVLRAS, from the coding sequence GTGCCATTCGCCCGTGCGATCGATGCCGACATCCATTACGAGGACAGTGGCGGCAACGGCCCGGTGGTGCTCCTCGGACACGAATTCTTCATGGACCGAACGATGTTCGCGCCTCAGGTCGCCGCGCTGTGCCCGGAGTTCCGCATCGTGGCATGGGATGCCCGCGGCCACGGCCACACCCGCGACAAGGGCCTGCCGTTCACCTATTGGACCGCCGCCCGCGACGCCCTGACCGTCCTGGACCACCTCGGGATCGAGCGGGCCGTCGTCGGCGGCACCTCGCAGGGCGGGTTCAGCGCCATGCGCGCCGCATTGCTTGCGCCGGAACGGGTATCGGCGCTGATCCTCATCGCGACCGAGGCGCACGGCGCGACCACGCAGGAGCTGGCGACCTCGCGCAGATTCCTGGACCGGTGGAACGAGCCGGCCGCGCGGCGCGCGCTGGCCGACCATCTGGCGCACTGGCTGATCGGCGACGACCCCTGGCATCGCACGGTGTGGATCCAGCGCTGGCTGGCGCAGGATCCACACGCCACCGAGGTGGCGGCGGGGTGCCTGCTCGGCCGCGACTCGATCCTCCAGCGGCTGCCCGAGATCACCTGCCCGGCGCTGGTGATCCACCCGACCCGCGCCGGCCTGCTGCGCGCGCACGCCGCGGAAATGGCTCGCGGACTGGCGAATTCGCAGTATCTGGAGATCGAGGGCGCCCGCCAGGCGGTGAACATGACGCATCCGGCCGAGGTGAACGCCGCCATTCGCGAATTCCTGCGCGACGACGTGGTGCTGCGCGCGAGCTGA